The segment TCCCCGTCATGCTGCCATGAGCCGACGGGGACGCTTCCCATATCACGCATCAGATAATTCCTCAATCCTTCATAGATCGTAACAACATACTTCCCATATCATTACAAAAGCATTCCATCCGCCATTTAGACGGCGGCAAACTCACCGAGATAGGAGAACTTGATCCGATCGACTCTGACCTGGTATTGGCTGGATGGGCTGTTGATCATGATCTCATCGCCTGCAGATGCTAGAAGCAGATGTTTGCCAAGCGGCGACAGGAAAGAGATGCGGCCCTGATCGGGATCTGCTTCTGTCGGATATACGATGGTATATTCCTCCTGGAAACCATCGTCCAGATAAGTGATCGTCACACAGCTTCCCAGCAGTGTGATGCTCTGCAGCGCCTCCTCCAGCCCCTCGTCATCGCGGGTTAGGATCTGCTCTAGTGCGGCGATATAATCGCGAAGGAGCTTGTCAACTTGCTGCCGTTCTTTGCTGTACTCCTGAAAATAAGTATCAAGGAAAATCGGATGTTGCTCATCGAAGAATGTCAGCTGCTCCACCAGATGTTTGCGTGTTCCTTGAAGATGGTTATAACTCATTGCTGAGATCTCCTCCGATTATGACGATATTAGACCAATTACTGTTATGCATATCCATATCCTCCTTATCCTAAATAAGCAATCATAAATACAAAATCGCGGATTCGGTCGATATCCGACTCCCCCCGCTTCAATCAATTGTAAACGTTATCATCGTTAATTATATAAATATGAACAAACTCTATGTTGATCTATACTAAAACACGCAAATGAATCTGCGCTTTCGGATCAGGGCAGGTCCACCCTTCCTTATGGTCTATGGAAAACACCCCTCCTAACTCAGTCTATTCTGGCAATGAAAAATGGCCTTCGCCGTCCATCTGCTGCGGTCTGCCGAAAGCCTGGTTCTTCATCTGCCGGGATGAGGAGCCATGTTATAAAGACATAAGCTGCTTAATATGTGCAAGAAGACATCTCGCAACGACAAGCGAGATGTCTATAGTCTAACTATATCACCATTGGTAATGGATGTCAATACAGTTTGATGTTGGGATAATAAGGGTGGGATAGTATTTCCATTACTCGCTCACTAATCTTTCCATGATCGGGTCACCGGCCTTCTCCTTCTCTTCGGTTGTCCTTTGCGTTTCTTCAACTGATGCTCTACGAGCCGATCCAGCCGCACAAGCTGGAGGCCGTATTCATACACTGCTGAACCGATCAAGACGAGATGGATGTGGTGCGGATCCAGCTGATTGGCTTCCTGCAGAAGCTGCTTCATAAACCGCTCATTGCTCTCTGCGGTCTGTTTCGCATATATCCGGGTCTGCTTGGCTTTGCCGTCGACCTTAAGCAGGATATATTCATGATAACGAATCAGTTGATCAAGATATTCATGGATGGTCTTAGCAAAGTGTTCGTCTCTACGCGATTGAAAATAATGCCCGTCGATGGCTTCTAAGATGTTGGCTCCCTTGTTCAGCGCCTTCAGCATGTGCTTGTAGATCACGGTCTGCCGGGCATCGACATGTTTGATTCTGGCCATGCGGCGCTGCTCTTCATGGTAGACATGATACATCTCCGAACATTTGAGCAGTCCTTGGTCGAAGTTCTGCCGTTTATGGCGGAAAGCCAACTCCGTCATCTCATCGGAGATCGCTGTGCGGAGAAGCAGGGACATCGAAGCAAATACATCCTTCACCTTCTCTTCATACATCTTGCGCACATTAGGCGGCGCGATGGCTACATTCACTAACAGCGATGAGATGATGCCGACGAGGATGATGGAAAATCGATTGACCGCAAATTGAATATCGTCGCCGGGCGCTTCCATGATGATCAGCACGGTGACCAAGGTCAAGCCGATCGTCTCCCCCATTTTGAATTTCAGACAGAACGCGATGACGAGGACGGCGACGATGCCGATCGAGAACAGATCATTGCCGATGAATTGGCTGGCGAGGAAGGCGATCACTGCCCCGACGGTGTTCGCTTGAATCTGCTGCCACACATGGCGCCAAGTTCCATAGAGAGATGGCTGCATGACGATGACGGCAGCAACGGGCGCCAGCACCTCGGGCTGAAGGCCGAGCAGCCGGCATATGTATAGACTCAAACTGATCGCAAGTCCTGTCTTAAGCACTCTTGCACCTAATGTCATACTTTCTCTCCTGTCCCCATAACGATATAATCCCTCGCCTTGTCCCCTGCCTTGCGGGAATGCGTACGAGAGATACACTAAGTGTATATGCAGTCATCCCGACAATCAAGTCTTACGGTCACCGTGTTTCAATTTCGCCTGATCGATATGTTATAATTCCAATATTACATACACTCACTCAAGGAGGATTCACATGGCAACATTCCAAACGAACTTAGAAAAATATGCACGCCTCGCAGTGGAAGTAGGCGTGAATGTACAGCCTGGACAAACCTTAGTCGTGACAGCCCCCCTTGTCGCTGCCGACTATGTTCGCTTAGTGGTCAAACGCGCCTATGAAGTCGGTGCCAAATACGTTCATGTCGATTGGCACGATGATGAAGTAACGAGACTGCGCTATGAACTGGCGCCTGAGGATTCCTTCGCTGAATACCCCATCATGTGGCGGGCGAAGGGCTGGCAGCAGATGGCAGAAGAAAATGCCGCCTTCCTCTCCATCGTCGCGGCTAACCCCGATCTTCTGAAAGGCATCGATCCCGTACGCATCCAGCAGGCGAACAAGGCCCTGGGAAGCGCTATGCAGCCCTTCAGAACCTATACGATGGCCGATAAAGTCAGCTGGTCGATCGTTGCCGTTCCTTCACAGGTATGGGCGGACAAGGTCTTCCCGGATCTGCCGGAATCTAAGCGCGTTGATGCGCTGTGGGACGCGATCTTCAAGGCAACCCGCATCGATCAAGAAGATCCGATCCAAGCCTGGAGAGAGCATACCAAGGTGCTGGACAGCAAGGCTGAACGCTTAAATGAACGCCGCTACCGCGCCCTGCACTTCAAGGCACCCGGTACGGACCTGACCATCGAACTGCCTGAAGGGCATATCTGGGTGAGCGCTGGCAGTTATAACGAGAAAGGCACCTTATTCATTGCGAATATGCCTACGGAAGAAGTATTTACCGCACCGAAGCGCGACGGCATCAACGGTACGGTCAGCAGCACGAAACCGCTCAGTTACGGCGGCAATCTGATCGAAGGCATCAAACTCACCTTCAAGGACGGC is part of the Insulibacter thermoxylanivorax genome and harbors:
- a CDS encoding GreA/GreB family elongation factor; the protein is MSYNHLQGTRKHLVEQLTFFDEQHPIFLDTYFQEYSKERQQVDKLLRDYIAALEQILTRDDEGLEEALQSITLLGSCVTITYLDDGFQEEYTIVYPTEADPDQGRISFLSPLGKHLLLASAGDEIMINSPSSQYQVRVDRIKFSYLGEFAAV
- a CDS encoding FUSC family protein, with product MTLGARVLKTGLAISLSLYICRLLGLQPEVLAPVAAVIVMQPSLYGTWRHVWQQIQANTVGAVIAFLASQFIGNDLFSIGIVAVLVIAFCLKFKMGETIGLTLVTVLIIMEAPGDDIQFAVNRFSIILVGIISSLLVNVAIAPPNVRKMYEEKVKDVFASMSLLLRTAISDEMTELAFRHKRQNFDQGLLKCSEMYHVYHEEQRRMARIKHVDARQTVIYKHMLKALNKGANILEAIDGHYFQSRRDEHFAKTIHEYLDQLIRYHEYILLKVDGKAKQTRIYAKQTAESNERFMKQLLQEANQLDPHHIHLVLIGSAVYEYGLQLVRLDRLVEHQLKKRKGQPKRRRRPVTRSWKD
- a CDS encoding aminopeptidase; amino-acid sequence: MATFQTNLEKYARLAVEVGVNVQPGQTLVVTAPLVAADYVRLVVKRAYEVGAKYVHVDWHDDEVTRLRYELAPEDSFAEYPIMWRAKGWQQMAEENAAFLSIVAANPDLLKGIDPVRIQQANKALGSAMQPFRTYTMADKVSWSIVAVPSQVWADKVFPDLPESKRVDALWDAIFKATRIDQEDPIQAWREHTKVLDSKAERLNERRYRALHFKAPGTDLTIELPEGHIWVSAGSYNEKGTLFIANMPTEEVFTAPKRDGINGTVSSTKPLSYGGNLIEGIKLTFKDGKIVDFSADKGYETLKGLIETDEGSRSLGEVALVPHVSPISQTNLIFYNTLFDENASNHLAIGKGYAFCIEGGKSMSADELKEKGINDSLVHVDFMIGSADMDIDGILPDGSREPVFRGGNWAF